A section of the Amblyomma americanum isolate KBUSLIRL-KWMA chromosome 2, ASM5285725v1, whole genome shotgun sequence genome encodes:
- the LOC144121293 gene encoding anoctamin-7-like isoform X7, whose translation MRLSGGRPRAQNTADDELESQASDHGLVMGPVPNQAPLFFRDGKRRIDYVLVYEDSEGARLGKHDEWRSTFMANLRQAGLDMEEELVEGESKSTHFIKLSVPWPVLLRYAEELCLRAPLQAHPNPSVNWSAGVLAALRIPNIMEAEVPNKPLDYYTCTFKRSKLDRNTDSAKEGKGRRKALAFLGSDNQDEYFTVTQRVCVAYEILQTARYGARRKAQIGIDRLIEEGVYTAAFPLHEGDYRKPSGNVPPNLWNRRQVLYEFWARWSCWYKYQPLDHIREYFGEKIGIYFAWLGFYTGWLLPAAAVGFLVFLYGIFTIGNDGPTNEICNSDQKYRMCPRCDEKYGCDYWYISDNCIFTKITYLFDHPGTVFYAIFVSFWAVTFLEYWKRKSASLAHHWDCMDFEEEEERPRPEFAARASHVERNPITGAKEPAFPARVRKQRIAAGVAILLLMIALVLVFMVSVIVYRVLVSIPLFRSQSFKGLASVIASSSGAFVNLIFIMILGKVYERLAYRLTQWEMHRTQTDFDNNLTLKVFLFQFVNFYSSIFYIAFFKGRFVGYPGKYGHLLGLRNEECSGSDCLSELAQQLAVIMVGKQMINNAQEILVPKVKAWWHRHKTKMVYRESLTRWEQDYQLIQNEGLFQEYLEMVLQFGFITIFVAAFPLAPLFALLNNWVEIRLDAQKFVCETRRCVPERAQNIGIWFSILEFLAKAAVISNAFLIAFTSDFLTRTMYRYEFDWDLKGYINFTLAHAPNGSLSLPCRYRDLRDEKGNWTFFHWKLLAVRLAFVIIFEHVVFCVCRLIDLVVPDIPNQLELKIKRERYLAKQALADSETIMKVAQRKDDDDDEEAEPPAV comes from the exons AGGCTGAGCGGAGGCCGACCTCGTGCGCAGAACACCGCCGACGACGAGCTGGAGTCGCAGGCCAGCGACCATGGGCTCGTGATGGGGCCCGTCCCGAACCAGGCGCCGCTATTCTTCCGAGACGGCAAGCGCCGCATAG ACTACGTGCTGGTGTACGAGGACAGCGAAGGAGCGCGGCTGGGAAAGCACGATGAGTGGCGGTCCACATTCATGGCCAACCTGCGGCAGGCCGGACTGGACATGGAGGAG GAGCTGGTGGAGGGCGAAAGCAAGTCTACCCACTTCATCAAGCTGTCGGTGCCGTGGCCCGTGCTGCTGCGGTATGCCGAGGAGCTATGCCTCCGCGCCCCGCTTCAG GCGCACCCCAACCCCAGCGTTAACTGGTCGGCGGGAGTGCTGGCGGCTTTGCGCATCCCAAACATCATGGAGGCCGAGGTGCCCAACAAGCCGCTGGACTACTACACATGCACCTTCAAGCGGTCCAAACTCGACAG GAATACGGACAGCGCGAAGGAGGGCAAAGGACGAAGAAAAGCACTAGC GTTCCTGGGCAGCGACAATCAGGACGAGTACTTTACGGTGACGCAACGCGTGTGCGTCGCCTACGAGATCCTGCAGACGGCGCGCTACGGGGCTCGCCGCAAGGCGCAGATCGGCATCGACAGACTCATCGAGGAGGGCGTCTACACGGCCGCGTTTCCCTTGCACGAG GGCGATTACCGGAAGCCCTCGGGAAACGTGCCTCCAAACTTGTGGAACCGGCGCCAGGTGCTGTACGAGTTCTGGGCGCGCTGGTCGTGCTGGTACAAGTACCAGCCCCTGGACCACATCCGGGAGTACTTCGGCGAGAAGATCGGCATCTACTTCGCCTGGCTCG GATTCTACACCGGCTGGCTGCTACCGGCTGCCGCTGTCGGTTTTCTCGTGTTTCTCTACGGCATCTTCACCATTGGCAACGATGGCCCCAC GAACGAAATCTGCAACAGCGACCAAAAGTACCGCATGTGCCCTCGCTGCGACGAGAAGTACGGCTGCGACTACTGGTACATCAGCGACAACTGCATCTTCACCAAGATCACCTACCTCTTCGACCACCCGGGCACCGTGTTCTACGCAATATTCGtctccttctggg CTGTAACGTTCTTGGAGTACTGGAAACGCAAATCAGCCAGCCTGGCCCATCACTGGGATTGCATGGACTTTGAGGAGGAAGAA GAACGACCCCGGCCCGAGTTCGCGGCCAGGGCGTCCCACGTGGAACGCAACCCAATCACGGGTGCCAAGGAGCCCGCCTTCCCAGCCCGCGTCCGCAAGCAAAGGATCGCAGCTGGTGTCGCCATCTTGCTCCTTATG ATCGCGCTGGTGCTGGTGTTCATGGTATCAGTAATCGTGTATCGAGTTCTGGTGTCGATCCCCCTGTTCCGGAGTCAGTCGTTCAAGGGGCTCGCATCGGTCATCGCAAGCAGCTCGGGCGCATTCGTCAACCTCATTTTCATCATGATCCTCGGAAAGGTCTACGAGCGCCTCGCATATCGACTCACCCAATGGG AGATGCACCGCACGCAGACAGACTTCGACAACAACCTCACCCTCAAAGTGTTCCTCTTCCAGTTTGTCAATTTCTACTCGTCCATTTTCTACATCGCCTTCTTCAAGGGCAG GTTCGTTGGTTACCCGGGAAAGTATGGGCACCTTCTTGGCTTACGGAATGAAGAG TGCAGTGGAAGCGACTGCCTGTCGGAGCTGGCCCAACAGCTGGCCGTCATAATGGTGGGCAAGCAAATGATCAACAACGCCCAAGAGATCCTCGTTCC AAAAGTGAAGGCATGGTGGCATCGTCACAAGACCAAGATGGTGTACCGTGAGTCGCTAACGCGCTGGGAGCAGGACTACCAGCTCATCCAGAACGAGGGTCTGTTCCAGGAGTACCTGGAAATGG TGCTGCAGTTCGGCTTCATCACCATCTTCGTGGCGGCGTTCCCGCTGGCTCCGCTGTTCGCTCTACTCAACAACTGGGTCGAGATCCGACTCGACGCGCAGAAGTTCGTCTGCGAGACGCGGCGCTGCGTGCCCGAGCGCGCCCAGAACATTGGCATATGGTTCTCCATCCTGGAGTTCCTCGCAAAGGCGGCTGTCATCAGCAAC GCATTCTTGATCGCGTTCACCTCGGACTTCCTGACGAGGACGATGTACCGGTACGAGTTCGACTGGGACCTCAAGGGCTACATCAACTTCACGCTGGCGCACGCACCCAACGGCTCGCTATCGCTGCCCTGCAG GTACCGCGACCTAAGAGACGAGAAAGGCAACTGGACTTTTTTCCACTGGAAGCTGCTCGCTGTACGGCTAGCCTTCGTCATTATATTTGAG CACGTGGTGTTCTGCGTGTGCCGGCTCATCGACCTGGTGGTGCCGGACATCCCGAACCAGCTGGAGCTGAAGATCAAGCGCGAGCGGTACCTGGCCAAGCAGGCGCTCGCCGACTCGGAGACCATCATGAAG
- the LOC144121293 gene encoding anoctamin-7-like isoform X8 gives MNTADDELESQASDHGLVMGPVPNQAPLFFRDGKRRIDYVLVYEDSEGARLGKHDEWRSTFMANLRQAGLDMEEELVEGESKSTHFIKLSVPWPVLLRYAEELCLRAPLQAHPNPSVNWSAGVLAALRIPNIMEAEVPNKPLDYYTCTFKRSKLDRNTDSAKEGKGRRKALAFLGSDNQDEYFTVTQRVCVAYEILQTARYGARRKAQIGIDRLIEEGVYTAAFPLHEGDYRKPSGNVPPNLWNRRQVLYEFWARWSCWYKYQPLDHIREYFGEKIGIYFAWLGFYTGWLLPAAAVGFLVFLYGIFTIGNDGPTNEICNSDQKYRMCPRCDEKYGCDYWYISDNCIFTKITYLFDHPGTVFYAIFVSFWAVTFLEYWKRKSASLAHHWDCMDFEEEEERPRPEFAARASHVERNPITGAKEPAFPARVRKQRIAAGVAILLLMIALVLVFMVSVIVYRVLVSIPLFRSQSFKGLASVIASSSGAFVNLIFIMILGKVYERLAYRLTQWEMHRTQTDFDNNLTLKVFLFQFVNFYSSIFYIAFFKGRFVGYPGKYGHLLGLRNEECSGSDCLSELAQQLAVIMVGKQMINNAQEILVPKVKAWWHRHKTKMVYRESLTRWEQDYQLIQNEGLFQEYLEMVLQFGFITIFVAAFPLAPLFALLNNWVEIRLDAQKFVCETRRCVPERAQNIGIWFSILEFLAKAAVISNAFLIAFTSDFLTRTMYRYEFDWDLKGYINFTLAHAPNGSLSLPCRYRDLRDEKGNWTFFHWKLLAVRLAFVIIFEHVVFCVCRLIDLVVPDIPNQLELKIKRERYLAKQALADSETIMKVAQRKDDDDDEEAEPPAV, from the exons AACACCGCCGACGACGAGCTGGAGTCGCAGGCCAGCGACCATGGGCTCGTGATGGGGCCCGTCCCGAACCAGGCGCCGCTATTCTTCCGAGACGGCAAGCGCCGCATAG ACTACGTGCTGGTGTACGAGGACAGCGAAGGAGCGCGGCTGGGAAAGCACGATGAGTGGCGGTCCACATTCATGGCCAACCTGCGGCAGGCCGGACTGGACATGGAGGAG GAGCTGGTGGAGGGCGAAAGCAAGTCTACCCACTTCATCAAGCTGTCGGTGCCGTGGCCCGTGCTGCTGCGGTATGCCGAGGAGCTATGCCTCCGCGCCCCGCTTCAG GCGCACCCCAACCCCAGCGTTAACTGGTCGGCGGGAGTGCTGGCGGCTTTGCGCATCCCAAACATCATGGAGGCCGAGGTGCCCAACAAGCCGCTGGACTACTACACATGCACCTTCAAGCGGTCCAAACTCGACAG GAATACGGACAGCGCGAAGGAGGGCAAAGGACGAAGAAAAGCACTAGC GTTCCTGGGCAGCGACAATCAGGACGAGTACTTTACGGTGACGCAACGCGTGTGCGTCGCCTACGAGATCCTGCAGACGGCGCGCTACGGGGCTCGCCGCAAGGCGCAGATCGGCATCGACAGACTCATCGAGGAGGGCGTCTACACGGCCGCGTTTCCCTTGCACGAG GGCGATTACCGGAAGCCCTCGGGAAACGTGCCTCCAAACTTGTGGAACCGGCGCCAGGTGCTGTACGAGTTCTGGGCGCGCTGGTCGTGCTGGTACAAGTACCAGCCCCTGGACCACATCCGGGAGTACTTCGGCGAGAAGATCGGCATCTACTTCGCCTGGCTCG GATTCTACACCGGCTGGCTGCTACCGGCTGCCGCTGTCGGTTTTCTCGTGTTTCTCTACGGCATCTTCACCATTGGCAACGATGGCCCCAC GAACGAAATCTGCAACAGCGACCAAAAGTACCGCATGTGCCCTCGCTGCGACGAGAAGTACGGCTGCGACTACTGGTACATCAGCGACAACTGCATCTTCACCAAGATCACCTACCTCTTCGACCACCCGGGCACCGTGTTCTACGCAATATTCGtctccttctggg CTGTAACGTTCTTGGAGTACTGGAAACGCAAATCAGCCAGCCTGGCCCATCACTGGGATTGCATGGACTTTGAGGAGGAAGAA GAACGACCCCGGCCCGAGTTCGCGGCCAGGGCGTCCCACGTGGAACGCAACCCAATCACGGGTGCCAAGGAGCCCGCCTTCCCAGCCCGCGTCCGCAAGCAAAGGATCGCAGCTGGTGTCGCCATCTTGCTCCTTATG ATCGCGCTGGTGCTGGTGTTCATGGTATCAGTAATCGTGTATCGAGTTCTGGTGTCGATCCCCCTGTTCCGGAGTCAGTCGTTCAAGGGGCTCGCATCGGTCATCGCAAGCAGCTCGGGCGCATTCGTCAACCTCATTTTCATCATGATCCTCGGAAAGGTCTACGAGCGCCTCGCATATCGACTCACCCAATGGG AGATGCACCGCACGCAGACAGACTTCGACAACAACCTCACCCTCAAAGTGTTCCTCTTCCAGTTTGTCAATTTCTACTCGTCCATTTTCTACATCGCCTTCTTCAAGGGCAG GTTCGTTGGTTACCCGGGAAAGTATGGGCACCTTCTTGGCTTACGGAATGAAGAG TGCAGTGGAAGCGACTGCCTGTCGGAGCTGGCCCAACAGCTGGCCGTCATAATGGTGGGCAAGCAAATGATCAACAACGCCCAAGAGATCCTCGTTCC AAAAGTGAAGGCATGGTGGCATCGTCACAAGACCAAGATGGTGTACCGTGAGTCGCTAACGCGCTGGGAGCAGGACTACCAGCTCATCCAGAACGAGGGTCTGTTCCAGGAGTACCTGGAAATGG TGCTGCAGTTCGGCTTCATCACCATCTTCGTGGCGGCGTTCCCGCTGGCTCCGCTGTTCGCTCTACTCAACAACTGGGTCGAGATCCGACTCGACGCGCAGAAGTTCGTCTGCGAGACGCGGCGCTGCGTGCCCGAGCGCGCCCAGAACATTGGCATATGGTTCTCCATCCTGGAGTTCCTCGCAAAGGCGGCTGTCATCAGCAAC GCATTCTTGATCGCGTTCACCTCGGACTTCCTGACGAGGACGATGTACCGGTACGAGTTCGACTGGGACCTCAAGGGCTACATCAACTTCACGCTGGCGCACGCACCCAACGGCTCGCTATCGCTGCCCTGCAG GTACCGCGACCTAAGAGACGAGAAAGGCAACTGGACTTTTTTCCACTGGAAGCTGCTCGCTGTACGGCTAGCCTTCGTCATTATATTTGAG CACGTGGTGTTCTGCGTGTGCCGGCTCATCGACCTGGTGGTGCCGGACATCCCGAACCAGCTGGAGCTGAAGATCAAGCGCGAGCGGTACCTGGCCAAGCAGGCGCTCGCCGACTCGGAGACCATCATGAAG
- the LOC144121293 gene encoding anoctamin-7-like isoform X2: MLRPQIATDASSGELLRLSNTAEPTSVGEQQPSVSEGLLDLGVSHKIPASQRSLDVAFQLGVFEKQRLSGGRPRAQNTADDELESQASDHGLVMGPVPNQAPLFFRDGKRRIDYVLVYEDSEGARLGKHDEWRSTFMANLRQAGLDMEEELVEGESKSTHFIKLSVPWPVLLRYAEELCLRAPLQAHPNPSVNWSAGVLAALRIPNIMEAEVPNKPLDYYTCTFKRSKLDRFLGSDNQDEYFTVTQRVCVAYEILQTARYGARRKAQIGIDRLIEEGVYTAAFPLHEGDYRKPSGNVPPNLWNRRQVLYEFWARWSCWYKYQPLDHIREYFGEKIGIYFAWLGFYTGWLLPAAAVGFLVFLYGIFTIGNDGPTNEICNSDQKYRMCPRCDEKYGCDYWYISDNCIFTKITYLFDHPGTVFYAIFVSFWAVTFLEYWKRKSASLAHHWDCMDFEEEEERPRPEFAARASHVERNPITGAKEPAFPARVRKQRIAAGVAILLLMIALVLVFMVSVIVYRVLVSIPLFRSQSFKGLASVIASSSGAFVNLIFIMILGKVYERLAYRLTQWEMHRTQTDFDNNLTLKVFLFQFVNFYSSIFYIAFFKGRFVGYPGKYGHLLGLRNEECSGSDCLSELAQQLAVIMVGKQMINNAQEILVPKVKAWWHRHKTKMVYRESLTRWEQDYQLIQNEGLFQEYLEMVLQFGFITIFVAAFPLAPLFALLNNWVEIRLDAQKFVCETRRCVPERAQNIGIWFSILEFLAKAAVISNAFLIAFTSDFLTRTMYRYEFDWDLKGYINFTLAHAPNGSLSLPCRYRDLRDEKGNWTFFHWKLLAVRLAFVIIFEHVVFCVCRLIDLVVPDIPNQLELKIKRERYLAKQALADSETIMKVAQRKDDDDDEEAEPPAV, from the exons TGGCGTTTCAGCTTGGCGTGTTTGAAAAGCAGAGGCTGAGCGGAGGCCGACCTCGTGCGCAGAACACCGCCGACGACGAGCTGGAGTCGCAGGCCAGCGACCATGGGCTCGTGATGGGGCCCGTCCCGAACCAGGCGCCGCTATTCTTCCGAGACGGCAAGCGCCGCATAG ACTACGTGCTGGTGTACGAGGACAGCGAAGGAGCGCGGCTGGGAAAGCACGATGAGTGGCGGTCCACATTCATGGCCAACCTGCGGCAGGCCGGACTGGACATGGAGGAG GAGCTGGTGGAGGGCGAAAGCAAGTCTACCCACTTCATCAAGCTGTCGGTGCCGTGGCCCGTGCTGCTGCGGTATGCCGAGGAGCTATGCCTCCGCGCCCCGCTTCAG GCGCACCCCAACCCCAGCGTTAACTGGTCGGCGGGAGTGCTGGCGGCTTTGCGCATCCCAAACATCATGGAGGCCGAGGTGCCCAACAAGCCGCTGGACTACTACACATGCACCTTCAAGCGGTCCAAACTCGACAG GTTCCTGGGCAGCGACAATCAGGACGAGTACTTTACGGTGACGCAACGCGTGTGCGTCGCCTACGAGATCCTGCAGACGGCGCGCTACGGGGCTCGCCGCAAGGCGCAGATCGGCATCGACAGACTCATCGAGGAGGGCGTCTACACGGCCGCGTTTCCCTTGCACGAG GGCGATTACCGGAAGCCCTCGGGAAACGTGCCTCCAAACTTGTGGAACCGGCGCCAGGTGCTGTACGAGTTCTGGGCGCGCTGGTCGTGCTGGTACAAGTACCAGCCCCTGGACCACATCCGGGAGTACTTCGGCGAGAAGATCGGCATCTACTTCGCCTGGCTCG GATTCTACACCGGCTGGCTGCTACCGGCTGCCGCTGTCGGTTTTCTCGTGTTTCTCTACGGCATCTTCACCATTGGCAACGATGGCCCCAC GAACGAAATCTGCAACAGCGACCAAAAGTACCGCATGTGCCCTCGCTGCGACGAGAAGTACGGCTGCGACTACTGGTACATCAGCGACAACTGCATCTTCACCAAGATCACCTACCTCTTCGACCACCCGGGCACCGTGTTCTACGCAATATTCGtctccttctggg CTGTAACGTTCTTGGAGTACTGGAAACGCAAATCAGCCAGCCTGGCCCATCACTGGGATTGCATGGACTTTGAGGAGGAAGAA GAACGACCCCGGCCCGAGTTCGCGGCCAGGGCGTCCCACGTGGAACGCAACCCAATCACGGGTGCCAAGGAGCCCGCCTTCCCAGCCCGCGTCCGCAAGCAAAGGATCGCAGCTGGTGTCGCCATCTTGCTCCTTATG ATCGCGCTGGTGCTGGTGTTCATGGTATCAGTAATCGTGTATCGAGTTCTGGTGTCGATCCCCCTGTTCCGGAGTCAGTCGTTCAAGGGGCTCGCATCGGTCATCGCAAGCAGCTCGGGCGCATTCGTCAACCTCATTTTCATCATGATCCTCGGAAAGGTCTACGAGCGCCTCGCATATCGACTCACCCAATGGG AGATGCACCGCACGCAGACAGACTTCGACAACAACCTCACCCTCAAAGTGTTCCTCTTCCAGTTTGTCAATTTCTACTCGTCCATTTTCTACATCGCCTTCTTCAAGGGCAG GTTCGTTGGTTACCCGGGAAAGTATGGGCACCTTCTTGGCTTACGGAATGAAGAG TGCAGTGGAAGCGACTGCCTGTCGGAGCTGGCCCAACAGCTGGCCGTCATAATGGTGGGCAAGCAAATGATCAACAACGCCCAAGAGATCCTCGTTCC AAAAGTGAAGGCATGGTGGCATCGTCACAAGACCAAGATGGTGTACCGTGAGTCGCTAACGCGCTGGGAGCAGGACTACCAGCTCATCCAGAACGAGGGTCTGTTCCAGGAGTACCTGGAAATGG TGCTGCAGTTCGGCTTCATCACCATCTTCGTGGCGGCGTTCCCGCTGGCTCCGCTGTTCGCTCTACTCAACAACTGGGTCGAGATCCGACTCGACGCGCAGAAGTTCGTCTGCGAGACGCGGCGCTGCGTGCCCGAGCGCGCCCAGAACATTGGCATATGGTTCTCCATCCTGGAGTTCCTCGCAAAGGCGGCTGTCATCAGCAAC GCATTCTTGATCGCGTTCACCTCGGACTTCCTGACGAGGACGATGTACCGGTACGAGTTCGACTGGGACCTCAAGGGCTACATCAACTTCACGCTGGCGCACGCACCCAACGGCTCGCTATCGCTGCCCTGCAG GTACCGCGACCTAAGAGACGAGAAAGGCAACTGGACTTTTTTCCACTGGAAGCTGCTCGCTGTACGGCTAGCCTTCGTCATTATATTTGAG CACGTGGTGTTCTGCGTGTGCCGGCTCATCGACCTGGTGGTGCCGGACATCCCGAACCAGCTGGAGCTGAAGATCAAGCGCGAGCGGTACCTGGCCAAGCAGGCGCTCGCCGACTCGGAGACCATCATGAAG
- the LOC144121293 gene encoding anoctamin-7-like isoform X1 yields the protein MLRPQIATDASSGELLRLSNTAEPTSVGEQQPSVSEGLLDLGVSHKIPASQRSLDVAFQLGVFEKQRLSGGRPRAQNTADDELESQASDHGLVMGPVPNQAPLFFRDGKRRIDYVLVYEDSEGARLGKHDEWRSTFMANLRQAGLDMEEELVEGESKSTHFIKLSVPWPVLLRYAEELCLRAPLQAHPNPSVNWSAGVLAALRIPNIMEAEVPNKPLDYYTCTFKRSKLDRNTDSAKEGKGRRKALAFLGSDNQDEYFTVTQRVCVAYEILQTARYGARRKAQIGIDRLIEEGVYTAAFPLHEGDYRKPSGNVPPNLWNRRQVLYEFWARWSCWYKYQPLDHIREYFGEKIGIYFAWLGFYTGWLLPAAAVGFLVFLYGIFTIGNDGPTNEICNSDQKYRMCPRCDEKYGCDYWYISDNCIFTKITYLFDHPGTVFYAIFVSFWAVTFLEYWKRKSASLAHHWDCMDFEEEEERPRPEFAARASHVERNPITGAKEPAFPARVRKQRIAAGVAILLLMIALVLVFMVSVIVYRVLVSIPLFRSQSFKGLASVIASSSGAFVNLIFIMILGKVYERLAYRLTQWEMHRTQTDFDNNLTLKVFLFQFVNFYSSIFYIAFFKGRFVGYPGKYGHLLGLRNEECSGSDCLSELAQQLAVIMVGKQMINNAQEILVPKVKAWWHRHKTKMVYRESLTRWEQDYQLIQNEGLFQEYLEMVLQFGFITIFVAAFPLAPLFALLNNWVEIRLDAQKFVCETRRCVPERAQNIGIWFSILEFLAKAAVISNAFLIAFTSDFLTRTMYRYEFDWDLKGYINFTLAHAPNGSLSLPCRYRDLRDEKGNWTFFHWKLLAVRLAFVIIFEHVVFCVCRLIDLVVPDIPNQLELKIKRERYLAKQALADSETIMKVAQRKDDDDDEEAEPPAV from the exons TGGCGTTTCAGCTTGGCGTGTTTGAAAAGCAGAGGCTGAGCGGAGGCCGACCTCGTGCGCAGAACACCGCCGACGACGAGCTGGAGTCGCAGGCCAGCGACCATGGGCTCGTGATGGGGCCCGTCCCGAACCAGGCGCCGCTATTCTTCCGAGACGGCAAGCGCCGCATAG ACTACGTGCTGGTGTACGAGGACAGCGAAGGAGCGCGGCTGGGAAAGCACGATGAGTGGCGGTCCACATTCATGGCCAACCTGCGGCAGGCCGGACTGGACATGGAGGAG GAGCTGGTGGAGGGCGAAAGCAAGTCTACCCACTTCATCAAGCTGTCGGTGCCGTGGCCCGTGCTGCTGCGGTATGCCGAGGAGCTATGCCTCCGCGCCCCGCTTCAG GCGCACCCCAACCCCAGCGTTAACTGGTCGGCGGGAGTGCTGGCGGCTTTGCGCATCCCAAACATCATGGAGGCCGAGGTGCCCAACAAGCCGCTGGACTACTACACATGCACCTTCAAGCGGTCCAAACTCGACAG GAATACGGACAGCGCGAAGGAGGGCAAAGGACGAAGAAAAGCACTAGC GTTCCTGGGCAGCGACAATCAGGACGAGTACTTTACGGTGACGCAACGCGTGTGCGTCGCCTACGAGATCCTGCAGACGGCGCGCTACGGGGCTCGCCGCAAGGCGCAGATCGGCATCGACAGACTCATCGAGGAGGGCGTCTACACGGCCGCGTTTCCCTTGCACGAG GGCGATTACCGGAAGCCCTCGGGAAACGTGCCTCCAAACTTGTGGAACCGGCGCCAGGTGCTGTACGAGTTCTGGGCGCGCTGGTCGTGCTGGTACAAGTACCAGCCCCTGGACCACATCCGGGAGTACTTCGGCGAGAAGATCGGCATCTACTTCGCCTGGCTCG GATTCTACACCGGCTGGCTGCTACCGGCTGCCGCTGTCGGTTTTCTCGTGTTTCTCTACGGCATCTTCACCATTGGCAACGATGGCCCCAC GAACGAAATCTGCAACAGCGACCAAAAGTACCGCATGTGCCCTCGCTGCGACGAGAAGTACGGCTGCGACTACTGGTACATCAGCGACAACTGCATCTTCACCAAGATCACCTACCTCTTCGACCACCCGGGCACCGTGTTCTACGCAATATTCGtctccttctggg CTGTAACGTTCTTGGAGTACTGGAAACGCAAATCAGCCAGCCTGGCCCATCACTGGGATTGCATGGACTTTGAGGAGGAAGAA GAACGACCCCGGCCCGAGTTCGCGGCCAGGGCGTCCCACGTGGAACGCAACCCAATCACGGGTGCCAAGGAGCCCGCCTTCCCAGCCCGCGTCCGCAAGCAAAGGATCGCAGCTGGTGTCGCCATCTTGCTCCTTATG ATCGCGCTGGTGCTGGTGTTCATGGTATCAGTAATCGTGTATCGAGTTCTGGTGTCGATCCCCCTGTTCCGGAGTCAGTCGTTCAAGGGGCTCGCATCGGTCATCGCAAGCAGCTCGGGCGCATTCGTCAACCTCATTTTCATCATGATCCTCGGAAAGGTCTACGAGCGCCTCGCATATCGACTCACCCAATGGG AGATGCACCGCACGCAGACAGACTTCGACAACAACCTCACCCTCAAAGTGTTCCTCTTCCAGTTTGTCAATTTCTACTCGTCCATTTTCTACATCGCCTTCTTCAAGGGCAG GTTCGTTGGTTACCCGGGAAAGTATGGGCACCTTCTTGGCTTACGGAATGAAGAG TGCAGTGGAAGCGACTGCCTGTCGGAGCTGGCCCAACAGCTGGCCGTCATAATGGTGGGCAAGCAAATGATCAACAACGCCCAAGAGATCCTCGTTCC AAAAGTGAAGGCATGGTGGCATCGTCACAAGACCAAGATGGTGTACCGTGAGTCGCTAACGCGCTGGGAGCAGGACTACCAGCTCATCCAGAACGAGGGTCTGTTCCAGGAGTACCTGGAAATGG TGCTGCAGTTCGGCTTCATCACCATCTTCGTGGCGGCGTTCCCGCTGGCTCCGCTGTTCGCTCTACTCAACAACTGGGTCGAGATCCGACTCGACGCGCAGAAGTTCGTCTGCGAGACGCGGCGCTGCGTGCCCGAGCGCGCCCAGAACATTGGCATATGGTTCTCCATCCTGGAGTTCCTCGCAAAGGCGGCTGTCATCAGCAAC GCATTCTTGATCGCGTTCACCTCGGACTTCCTGACGAGGACGATGTACCGGTACGAGTTCGACTGGGACCTCAAGGGCTACATCAACTTCACGCTGGCGCACGCACCCAACGGCTCGCTATCGCTGCCCTGCAG GTACCGCGACCTAAGAGACGAGAAAGGCAACTGGACTTTTTTCCACTGGAAGCTGCTCGCTGTACGGCTAGCCTTCGTCATTATATTTGAG CACGTGGTGTTCTGCGTGTGCCGGCTCATCGACCTGGTGGTGCCGGACATCCCGAACCAGCTGGAGCTGAAGATCAAGCGCGAGCGGTACCTGGCCAAGCAGGCGCTCGCCGACTCGGAGACCATCATGAAG